In Salmo trutta chromosome 28, fSalTru1.1, whole genome shotgun sequence, one DNA window encodes the following:
- the ints11 gene encoding integrator complex subunit 11 isoform X1 has protein sequence MPEIKVTPLGAGQDVGRSCILVSIGGKNIMLDCGMHMGFNDDRRFPDFSYITQQGRLTEFLDCVIISHFHLDHCGALPYMSEMVGYDGPIYMTHPTKAICPILLEDFRKITVDKKGETNFFTSQMIKDCMKKVVPLNLHQTVQVDDELEIKAYYAGHVLGAAMVQIKVGSESVVYTGDYNMTPDRHLGAAWIDKCRPDILISESTYATTIRDSKRCRERDFLKKVHETVERGGKVLIPVFALGRAQELCILLETFWERMNMKAPIYFSTGLTEKANHYYKLFITWTNQKIRKTFVQRNMFEFKHIKAFDRSYADNPGPMVVFATPGMLHAGQSLQIFKKWAGNEKNMIIMPGYCVQGTIGHKILNGQKKLEMENRQTLEVKLQVEYMSFSAHADAKGIMQLIRMAEPRNMLLVHGEAKKMEFLKDKIEQEFTINCFMPANGETTTVITNPSVPVDISLNLLKREMALGGPLPDPKKPRTMHGTLIMKDNSLRLVSPEQALKELGLNEHQLRFTCRVQLQDPHSDPDTLSRIYTHLKSVLKGYTIQHLPDGTVMVESIVIKVSSSAEEPNTKVLLLSWSYQDEDLGSFLSTLLKKGLPSGLSSM, from the exons ATGCCTGAGATAAAAGTGACACCACTGG GTGCTGGACAAGATGTTGGCCGTAGCTGCATCCTTGTCTCTATTGGGGGCAAAAACATTATGCTTGACTGTGGGATGCACATGGGCTTCAATGATGAC AGAAGATTCCCAGATTTCTCTTACATAACACAACAAGGACGCCTGACAGAATTCTTGGACTGTGTAATTATCAG TCATTTCCACTTGGACCACTGTGGTGCTCTGCCGTACATGAGTGAGATGGTGGGCTACGATGGCCCAATCTACATGACCCACCCCACCAAGGCCATCTGCCCTATCCTGCTGGAGGACTTCAGGAAGATCACTGTGGACAAGAAGGGCGAAACCAACTTCTTCACATCCCAGATGATCAAGGACTGCATGAAGAAAGTAGTCCCTTTGAACCTCCACCAGACTGTCCAG GTGGATGATGAGCTGGAGATAAAGGCTTACTATGCAGGCCACGTATTAGGAGCTGCTATGGTGCAGATCAAAGTAGGATCTGAGTCTGTAGTCTACACT GGTGACTATAACATGACGCCAGACAGACATTTAGG gGCTGCGTGGATCGATAAGTGTCGGCCAGACATCCTCATCTCAGAGTCCACCTACGCCACCACCATCCGTGACTCCAAGAGGTGCAGGGAGAGGGACTTCCTGAAGAAAGTACACgagacagtggagagaggggggaag GTTCTGATTCCGGTCTTTGCCCTGGGTAGAGCTCAGGAACTGTGCATTCTATTGGAAACATTCTG GGAGCGGATGAACATGAAGGCCCCCATCTACTTCTCCACGGGGCTCACAGAGAAAGCCAATCACTACTACAAACTCTTCATCACCTGGACCAATCAGAAGATCAGAAAAACCTTTGTACAGAGAAACATGTTTGagttcaaacacattaaggcctTTGATCGCTCCTACGCAGACAACCCTGGACCAATG GTGGTCTTTGCCACCCCAGGAATGCTGCATGCTGGTCAGTCTCTACAGATATTTAAGAAGTGGGCTGGCAACGAGAAGAATATG ATCATCATGCCTGGGTATTGTGTGCAAGGCACCATCGGACACAAGATCCTGAATGGTCAAAAGAAACTGGAGATGGAGAATAGACAAACG TTGGAGGTGAAGCTGCAGGTGGAGTACATGTCATTCAGCGCCCATGCCGACGCTAAGGGCATCATGCAGCTCATCCGCATGGCAGAGCCTCGCAACATGCTGCTAGTGCACGGAGAGGCCAAGAAGATGGAGTTCCTCAAGGACAAGATCGAGCAGGAGTTCA CCATCAACTGCTTCATGCCAGCCAACGGTGAGACGACCACTGTGATCACCAACCCCAGTGTCCCAGTGGACATCTCACTCAACCTGCTCAAGAGGGAGATGGCCCTTGGAG GCCCCTTACCTGACCCGAAAAAGCCTCGTACCATGCACGGGACCCTGATCATGAAGGATAAT AGTCTTCGGCTGGTCTCTCCAGAACAGGCTCTCAAGGAGTTGGGCCTCAACGAGCACCAGCTCCGCTTCACCTGCCGAGTACAGCTCCAGGACCCACACAGTGACCCCGACACTCTCAGCAGAATCTACACACACCTCAAGAG TGTGCTGAAAGGTTATACCATCCAGCACCTCCCAGATGGGACCGTCATGGTGGAGTCCATTGTGATCAAGGTGTCCTCCTCAGCTGAAGAGCCCAACACCAAGGTGCTGCTGCTCTCCTGGAGCTACCAG GATGAAGATTTGGGGAGCTTTCTGTCTACTCTGCTGAAGAAAGGACTTCCATCAGGGCTGTCTTCAATGTGA
- the ints11 gene encoding integrator complex subunit 11 isoform X2, translating to MPEIKVTPLGAGQDVGRSCILVSIGGKNIMLDCGMHMGFNDDRRFPDFSYITQQGRLTEFLDCVIISHFHLDHCGALPYMSEMVGYDGPIYMTHPTKAICPILLEDFRKITVDKKGETNFFTSQMIKDCMKKVVPLNLHQTVQVDDELEIKAYYAGHVLGAAMVQIKVGSESVVYTGDYNMTPDRHLGAAWIDKCRPDILISESTYATTIRDSKRCRERDFLKKVHETVERGGKVLIPVFALGRAQELCILLETFWERMNMKAPIYFSTGLTEKANHYYKLFITWTNQKIRKTFVVFATPGMLHAGQSLQIFKKWAGNEKNMIIMPGYCVQGTIGHKILNGQKKLEMENRQTLEVKLQVEYMSFSAHADAKGIMQLIRMAEPRNMLLVHGEAKKMEFLKDKIEQEFTINCFMPANGETTTVITNPSVPVDISLNLLKREMALGGPLPDPKKPRTMHGTLIMKDNSLRLVSPEQALKELGLNEHQLRFTCRVQLQDPHSDPDTLSRIYTHLKSVLKGYTIQHLPDGTVMVESIVIKVSSSAEEPNTKVLLLSWSYQDEDLGSFLSTLLKKGLPSGLSSM from the exons ATGCCTGAGATAAAAGTGACACCACTGG GTGCTGGACAAGATGTTGGCCGTAGCTGCATCCTTGTCTCTATTGGGGGCAAAAACATTATGCTTGACTGTGGGATGCACATGGGCTTCAATGATGAC AGAAGATTCCCAGATTTCTCTTACATAACACAACAAGGACGCCTGACAGAATTCTTGGACTGTGTAATTATCAG TCATTTCCACTTGGACCACTGTGGTGCTCTGCCGTACATGAGTGAGATGGTGGGCTACGATGGCCCAATCTACATGACCCACCCCACCAAGGCCATCTGCCCTATCCTGCTGGAGGACTTCAGGAAGATCACTGTGGACAAGAAGGGCGAAACCAACTTCTTCACATCCCAGATGATCAAGGACTGCATGAAGAAAGTAGTCCCTTTGAACCTCCACCAGACTGTCCAG GTGGATGATGAGCTGGAGATAAAGGCTTACTATGCAGGCCACGTATTAGGAGCTGCTATGGTGCAGATCAAAGTAGGATCTGAGTCTGTAGTCTACACT GGTGACTATAACATGACGCCAGACAGACATTTAGG gGCTGCGTGGATCGATAAGTGTCGGCCAGACATCCTCATCTCAGAGTCCACCTACGCCACCACCATCCGTGACTCCAAGAGGTGCAGGGAGAGGGACTTCCTGAAGAAAGTACACgagacagtggagagaggggggaag GTTCTGATTCCGGTCTTTGCCCTGGGTAGAGCTCAGGAACTGTGCATTCTATTGGAAACATTCTG GGAGCGGATGAACATGAAGGCCCCCATCTACTTCTCCACGGGGCTCACAGAGAAAGCCAATCACTACTACAAACTCTTCATCACCTGGACCAATCAGAAGATCAGAAAAACCTTT GTGGTCTTTGCCACCCCAGGAATGCTGCATGCTGGTCAGTCTCTACAGATATTTAAGAAGTGGGCTGGCAACGAGAAGAATATG ATCATCATGCCTGGGTATTGTGTGCAAGGCACCATCGGACACAAGATCCTGAATGGTCAAAAGAAACTGGAGATGGAGAATAGACAAACG TTGGAGGTGAAGCTGCAGGTGGAGTACATGTCATTCAGCGCCCATGCCGACGCTAAGGGCATCATGCAGCTCATCCGCATGGCAGAGCCTCGCAACATGCTGCTAGTGCACGGAGAGGCCAAGAAGATGGAGTTCCTCAAGGACAAGATCGAGCAGGAGTTCA CCATCAACTGCTTCATGCCAGCCAACGGTGAGACGACCACTGTGATCACCAACCCCAGTGTCCCAGTGGACATCTCACTCAACCTGCTCAAGAGGGAGATGGCCCTTGGAG GCCCCTTACCTGACCCGAAAAAGCCTCGTACCATGCACGGGACCCTGATCATGAAGGATAAT AGTCTTCGGCTGGTCTCTCCAGAACAGGCTCTCAAGGAGTTGGGCCTCAACGAGCACCAGCTCCGCTTCACCTGCCGAGTACAGCTCCAGGACCCACACAGTGACCCCGACACTCTCAGCAGAATCTACACACACCTCAAGAG TGTGCTGAAAGGTTATACCATCCAGCACCTCCCAGATGGGACCGTCATGGTGGAGTCCATTGTGATCAAGGTGTCCTCCTCAGCTGAAGAGCCCAACACCAAGGTGCTGCTGCTCTCCTGGAGCTACCAG GATGAAGATTTGGGGAGCTTTCTGTCTACTCTGCTGAAGAAAGGACTTCCATCAGGGCTGTCTTCAATGTGA